The Asticcacaulis excentricus genome has a segment encoding these proteins:
- a CDS encoding nitrate/nitrite transporter yields the protein MISKDFLKAGHAPTLVSAFLYFDMSFMVWVLLGALGVQIASDLGLTPAQKGFMVAVPILTGALLRLVAGVMVDRIGPKTTGAIAQAIVIGGLLAAFVLKIDSYAGVLMLAGVLGVAGASFAVALPLASRWYPPQYQGVALGIAGAGNSGTVFASLFAPSLAKAFGWSTVFGLAALPLIAAFIFYMLFAKDAPNPPAPKRLDQYFSVLKQQDAWWFLLFYGVSFGGFVGLSSSLNIYFNAEYGLDPVKAGFFTAACVFAGSLFRPVGGSVADRIGGIRTLSIMYVVAAIALIIISFRLPTEFTALLFLIVGMGALGMANGAVFQLVPQRFRAEIGVMTGLVGMFGGIGGFYLATSLGLSKQALGSYQPGLIGFAALALIAFGGLSLIKRRWRTTWGGALENVRI from the coding sequence ATGATTTCCAAAGACTTCCTCAAAGCCGGACACGCACCTACGCTGGTCTCGGCCTTTCTCTATTTCGACATGAGCTTCATGGTCTGGGTGCTGCTGGGGGCGCTGGGCGTGCAGATCGCCAGCGATCTGGGCCTCACCCCGGCGCAAAAGGGCTTCATGGTCGCCGTACCCATCCTGACCGGGGCCTTGCTGCGGCTGGTGGCGGGGGTGATGGTCGATCGCATTGGCCCCAAGACGACGGGCGCAATCGCTCAGGCCATCGTCATTGGCGGGCTGCTGGCGGCCTTTGTGCTGAAAATCGACTCCTATGCCGGTGTGCTGATGCTGGCCGGCGTGCTGGGCGTCGCCGGGGCGTCGTTTGCGGTCGCCCTGCCCTTGGCATCCCGCTGGTATCCGCCGCAGTATCAGGGCGTGGCTCTGGGCATTGCCGGTGCGGGCAATTCCGGCACGGTGTTTGCCTCGCTGTTTGCGCCGTCGCTGGCCAAGGCCTTTGGCTGGAGCACCGTCTTCGGTCTGGCGGCCCTGCCGCTGATCGCCGCCTTTATCTTTTACATGCTGTTTGCCAAGGATGCGCCCAATCCGCCCGCGCCCAAGCGTCTGGATCAGTATTTTAGCGTCCTCAAACAACAGGATGCGTGGTGGTTCCTGTTGTTCTACGGTGTGTCCTTTGGCGGCTTTGTGGGCCTCAGTTCCTCCCTCAACATCTATTTTAACGCTGAATACGGCCTCGATCCGGTCAAGGCCGGCTTTTTTACCGCGGCTTGCGTCTTTGCCGGTTCGCTTTTCCGGCCGGTGGGGGGCAGCGTTGCCGACCGTATCGGCGGCATTCGCACCTTGTCGATCATGTACGTGGTCGCGGCCATTGCCCTCATCATCATCAGCTTCCGCCTGCCGACCGAATTCACCGCCCTGTTATTCCTGATCGTGGGTATGGGGGCGCTGGGCATGGCCAATGGCGCCGTGTTCCAACTGGTGCCGCAGCGCTTTCGCGCCGAAATCGGCGTGATGACCGGCCTTGTCGGCATGTTTGGCGGCATCGGCGGCTTCTATCTGGCCACCAGTCTGGGCCTGTCGAAACAGGCGCTGGGCTCCTACCAGCCCGGGCTGATCGGATTTGCGGCGCTGGCCCTGATCGCCTTTGGCGGCCTGAGCCTGATCAAGCGCCGCTGGCGCACCACCTGGGGCGGCGCACTTGAGAATGTACGGATATAG
- a CDS encoding ANTAR domain-containing response regulator, with protein sequence MNVLIIDPDDARAALVAEGMRLDDSLHGATLHIWPRFELARLSEINPDMVIIACESPDRDTLDALQIAHEHAPRPVAMFVDRSDANTTAQALEAGVAAYVVDGYAPNRVASILSVAAHRFNLMQTLRHDLSKARADLAARKTIDRAKGVLMTSRGIGEEEAYRLMRKHAMDSGRPIAAIAEDILAISDLLKKRDDGC encoded by the coding sequence GTGAATGTGCTGATCATCGATCCCGACGACGCGCGCGCGGCCCTTGTGGCCGAAGGCATGCGGCTGGACGACAGCCTGCATGGCGCAACCCTGCACATCTGGCCGCGCTTTGAGCTGGCCCGCCTCAGCGAGATCAACCCGGACATGGTCATCATCGCCTGCGAAAGCCCGGATCGCGATACGCTGGATGCGCTGCAGATCGCCCATGAGCACGCGCCGCGCCCTGTGGCCATGTTTGTGGACCGTTCGGATGCCAATACGACGGCGCAGGCGCTGGAGGCCGGGGTGGCGGCCTATGTGGTGGACGGCTATGCGCCCAATCGCGTGGCCTCCATCCTGTCGGTGGCGGCGCATCGTTTCAACCTGATGCAGACCCTGCGCCATGACCTGTCGAAGGCGCGGGCCGATCTGGCGGCGCGCAAGACCATTGACCGCGCCAAGGGGGTGCTAATGACCTCACGCGGCATCGGCGAAGAGGAGGCCTATCGCCTGATGCGTAAGCACGCCATGGACTCAGGCCGCCCCATCGCGGCCATCGCCGAGGACATCCTCGCCATTTCCGACCTGCTGAAGAAGAGGGACGACGGATGTTGA
- the nirB gene encoding nitrite reductase large subunit NirB: MAFHSEPVAKPRIVVIGAGMAGGRIVEEILKRDDRMFDISIIGAESCATYDRIQLSPVLAGEKTFEQIVTHSQDWYDLNGVKTHFGCWVQGIDRDARRVVLHDGQTIAYDCLILATGSDPIRLPLPGADLSGVVAFRDLHDVDLMQKAAEAGGEAVVIGGGLLGLEAAYGLAKRGMKATVIHLVDVLMERQLDEAAGRLLEKALAERGVSAVLNAQSEAILGETHVEGLKLKDGRVIPASLLVMAVGIRPHVEPAKSAGLTVERGIVVDDQMRTSDPFIFAVGECVQHRGQCYGLVAPIWDMCRTLADVLTGKNPQAAYLGSELATRLKVSGVDLYSAGQFNGGDGCEDIVFRDPARGVYKRIVIKNDQLVGAVLFGEAADGGWYFDLIKKGESIGEIRDTLIFGQAVTEALAGVDPNAAVAAWPDDTEVCGCNGVSKGAVVAAISGGADTLDKVRGCTKASASCGSCTGIVEQLLKVTLGDAFKAQTGPKPMCKCTHHGHAVVRQAIVEQGLKTIPDVMQALKWETPDGCSSCRPALNYYLLCAWPREYQDDPRSRFVNERNHANIQKDGTYSVVPRMWGGVTSARELRAIADVVDKFNLPMVKVTGGQRLDIFGVKKEDLPAVWADLNAAGMVSGHAYAKALRTVKTCVGSEWCRFGTQDSTGLGIRLEQDTWGSWMPHKFKMAVSGCPRNCAEATIKDFGVICVDSGYELHVGGNGGIHLRGTDLLCKVATEAEAREYSMAFVQFYREDAWYLERTAPWIERVGLEAIKAKLFDEETRKALMARFLESQAVFQVDPWAEHAPQSEPAKVFSPLADLRSEKKEMAR; this comes from the coding sequence ATGGCCTTTCATTCTGAGCCTGTGGCCAAACCCCGGATCGTCGTCATTGGCGCGGGCATGGCCGGTGGCCGTATCGTCGAAGAGATTCTCAAACGCGATGATCGTATGTTCGACATTTCGATCATCGGTGCCGAGTCTTGCGCCACCTACGACCGTATCCAGCTCTCGCCGGTGCTGGCGGGCGAAAAGACGTTTGAACAGATCGTCACCCATTCGCAGGACTGGTATGACCTCAATGGCGTGAAGACGCATTTCGGCTGTTGGGTGCAGGGTATTGACCGCGATGCCCGGCGGGTGGTGCTGCACGACGGTCAGACGATCGCTTACGACTGTCTGATCCTCGCTACCGGTTCTGACCCGATCCGCCTGCCTTTGCCCGGTGCGGATTTGTCGGGCGTCGTGGCCTTCCGCGACCTGCACGATGTCGATCTGATGCAGAAGGCGGCGGAGGCAGGCGGCGAGGCAGTGGTCATCGGCGGCGGACTTTTGGGGTTGGAGGCCGCCTACGGTCTGGCCAAACGCGGCATGAAGGCCACGGTGATCCATCTGGTCGATGTGTTGATGGAGCGGCAACTCGATGAGGCCGCCGGACGGTTGCTGGAAAAGGCGCTGGCCGAACGCGGTGTGTCAGCCGTGCTGAACGCGCAGTCTGAGGCCATACTGGGCGAAACCCACGTAGAAGGGCTGAAACTCAAGGACGGGCGCGTGATTCCGGCCTCGCTTCTGGTCATGGCGGTGGGTATCCGCCCGCATGTGGAACCGGCGAAGTCGGCCGGTCTGACTGTCGAGCGCGGCATCGTCGTCGATGACCAGATGCGTACCAGCGACCCCTTCATCTTTGCGGTCGGCGAATGCGTGCAGCACCGCGGGCAGTGCTACGGCCTTGTGGCGCCCATCTGGGACATGTGCCGCACGCTGGCCGATGTGCTGACCGGTAAGAACCCGCAGGCGGCCTATTTGGGCTCGGAACTGGCGACGCGGCTTAAGGTCTCCGGCGTCGATCTCTATTCGGCGGGTCAGTTCAATGGTGGCGACGGCTGCGAAGACATCGTGTTCCGTGACCCGGCGCGCGGCGTCTATAAGCGCATCGTCATCAAGAATGACCAGCTTGTGGGCGCGGTGCTGTTTGGTGAGGCGGCGGATGGCGGCTGGTACTTTGACCTTATCAAAAAGGGCGAAAGCATTGGTGAGATTCGTGACACCCTGATCTTCGGTCAGGCGGTGACGGAGGCGCTGGCTGGCGTGGACCCTAACGCCGCCGTTGCGGCATGGCCCGACGACACGGAAGTGTGCGGCTGCAACGGCGTGAGCAAGGGTGCGGTGGTCGCGGCCATCAGCGGCGGCGCGGACACGCTGGATAAGGTACGCGGTTGCACCAAGGCGTCGGCGTCGTGCGGCTCGTGCACCGGCATTGTCGAGCAGTTGCTGAAGGTCACTCTGGGCGATGCCTTCAAGGCGCAGACCGGCCCCAAGCCGATGTGCAAATGCACGCATCATGGCCACGCCGTCGTGCGTCAGGCGATTGTCGAGCAAGGACTGAAGACCATCCCCGACGTCATGCAGGCGCTGAAATGGGAGACGCCGGATGGCTGTTCCTCGTGCCGCCCGGCGCTGAACTACTACCTCCTGTGTGCGTGGCCGCGTGAGTATCAGGATGATCCGCGCTCGCGCTTCGTCAATGAGCGTAACCACGCCAATATTCAAAAAGATGGCACCTATTCCGTCGTGCCGCGCATGTGGGGCGGCGTCACCTCGGCCAGGGAGTTGCGCGCCATTGCCGATGTCGTCGATAAGTTCAACCTGCCCATGGTCAAGGTCACGGGCGGCCAGCGTCTCGATATTTTCGGCGTCAAAAAAGAGGACCTGCCCGCCGTCTGGGCCGATCTCAACGCCGCTGGCATGGTGTCGGGCCACGCCTATGCCAAGGCGCTGCGCACGGTGAAAACTTGTGTCGGGTCGGAATGGTGCCGCTTCGGCACGCAGGACTCGACGGGGCTGGGTATCCGGCTGGAGCAGGACACCTGGGGCTCATGGATGCCGCACAAGTTCAAGATGGCGGTCTCAGGCTGCCCGCGCAACTGCGCCGAGGCGACGATCAAGGACTTCGGCGTCATCTGCGTTGATTCCGGCTATGAGCTGCACGTCGGTGGCAATGGCGGTATCCACCTGCGCGGCACGGACCTGTTGTGCAAGGTGGCGACCGAGGCCGAGGCCCGCGAATATTCTATGGCCTTCGTGCAATTCTACCGCGAAGACGCCTGGTATCTGGAGCGCACCGCGCCGTGGATCGAGCGTGTGGGCCTTGAGGCGATCAAGGCCAAACTGTTCGATGAGGAGACCCGAAAGGCCCTGATGGCGCGTTTTCTGGAGTCACAGGCCGTGTTTCAGGTCGATCCGTGGGCGGAGCACGCCCCCCAGTCCGAACCGGCCAAGGTGTTTTCACCGCTGGCGGACCTGCGCAGCGAAAAGAAGGAGATGGCGCGATGA
- the nirD gene encoding nitrite reductase small subunit NirD — protein MSGDLALQTPPLTWLDVGAAADVPYQGARRVETDKGAIAVFRTVDNDYYAVMDKCPHKGGPLSEGIVHGRHIACPLHNWSFSLETGEAVGVDAGKGCTPTVPLKIENARIFLGLR, from the coding sequence ATGAGCGGCGATCTGGCTTTGCAAACCCCGCCTTTGACGTGGCTGGACGTCGGGGCGGCGGCGGATGTGCCGTATCAGGGGGCCCGGCGGGTCGAGACGGACAAGGGGGCCATCGCCGTCTTTCGTACCGTGGATAATGACTATTACGCCGTGATGGACAAATGCCCGCACAAGGGCGGTCCTCTGTCCGAAGGTATCGTGCACGGCCGTCATATTGCCTGTCCGTTGCACAACTGGTCGTTCAGCCTCGAAACGGGCGAGGCCGTCGGGGTAGATGCGGGGAAGGGCTGTACGCCCACCGTGCCGCTGAAGATTGAAAACGCCCGGATTTTTCTCGGACTGCGTTGA
- a CDS encoding nitrate reductase, which yields MTTTQSTTCPYCGVGCGVEATLAGRQMTVRGDGAHPANQGRLCSKGTALGKTFGLEGRLLSPRRRTPQGFVDTTWDAALNEVAGRFRDIIAEHGPDAVAFYVSGQLLTEDYYAVNKLAKGYIGTANIDTNSRLCMSSAVAAHKLTFGADLVPGVYDDLTEADLLVFSGHNAAWTHPVLFRRIEARQDQFRVCIDPRRTDTAKAANLHLMIRPQTDVRLWNGLCAHLIARDALDHDFVDQHTQGFSRLMAALAADDQSLEAVAADCGISPADLKTFYDAFLYTDKVVSLFSMGSNQSSQGVHKGLSLINAHLLSGKIGKPGAAPFSITGQPNAMGGREVGGLANMLAAHMDFDDSSKALVQRYWGSPTLAPKPGLKAVDMFEAVRTGKIKAIWIMATNPMVSMPDANRIHEALSTCELVVVSDVMARTDTMDMAHIQLPAAAWGEKDGTVTNSERVISRQRSLTELPGQVRPDWAIIAEVARRMNPDWAQAFDWAGPDEVFAEHAGLTAFENNGQRFLDLGGLCGMSKAQYDALMPVRWPFPADGLPATRLFADGRFNTPNGRARLVPPVVRGPAQPPTPDSPFSFNSCRVRDHWHTMTRTALAPELNRHITEPTLDIHPKDARRLGIGDGRLAVVTTAQGEAIYKARVTDDVRVGNLHAPMHWTQQFAPFGRSNPLINPAVDPVSGQPEFKHTPAQVRAFGEVWHGFLMVPRDCDGAPPVFQPDTVWRRTAYAHADGYEMAGTGTPDSADFDATATLEDPATGIRRQVRVENGRLTRVFFIAPIHKKLPPRDWLLECFGEPELSAPQRAALLIGRMPGVSDRGRIICACNSVGENAILACIDDGAATVEAIGDATRAGTACGSCKGELKQCLLRHAEGLKKETVQA from the coding sequence ATGACCACCACCCAATCCACCACCTGTCCCTATTGCGGCGTCGGTTGCGGCGTCGAAGCGACGCTTGCTGGTCGTCAGATGACCGTGCGGGGCGATGGGGCGCATCCGGCCAATCAGGGCCGGCTCTGTTCCAAGGGCACGGCGCTCGGCAAGACCTTCGGGCTGGAGGGGAGGTTGCTCAGCCCGCGCCGTCGCACGCCACAGGGTTTTGTCGATACGACGTGGGACGCGGCGCTTAACGAGGTGGCCGGGCGTTTCCGTGACATCATCGCCGAACACGGGCCGGATGCGGTGGCTTTTTATGTCTCCGGTCAGTTGCTGACCGAGGACTATTACGCGGTCAACAAGCTGGCCAAGGGCTATATCGGTACGGCCAATATCGACACCAATTCGCGCCTGTGCATGAGTTCGGCGGTGGCCGCCCACAAACTGACCTTCGGGGCCGATCTGGTGCCGGGGGTCTATGATGATCTGACTGAGGCGGACCTGCTGGTCTTTAGCGGCCACAATGCCGCCTGGACCCACCCGGTTCTTTTTCGCCGCATTGAGGCGCGTCAGGATCAGTTCCGCGTCTGCATCGACCCGCGCCGCACCGATACGGCGAAGGCGGCCAACCTGCATCTGATGATTCGCCCTCAGACGGATGTCCGCCTGTGGAATGGCCTGTGCGCGCATCTGATCGCGCGTGATGCGCTCGATCATGACTTTGTGGATCAGCATACGCAGGGCTTTTCGCGCCTGATGGCCGCGCTCGCCGCCGACGATCAGAGCCTTGAGGCCGTGGCCGCGGATTGCGGTATCTCGCCGGCCGATTTGAAGACTTTTTATGATGCCTTTCTGTACACGGATAAGGTGGTGAGCCTGTTCTCCATGGGCTCCAACCAGTCGTCGCAGGGCGTGCACAAGGGGCTCAGCCTGATCAATGCCCACCTCCTGTCGGGTAAGATCGGCAAGCCGGGGGCCGCGCCGTTTTCGATCACCGGCCAACCCAATGCCATGGGCGGGCGTGAAGTGGGCGGGCTGGCCAATATGCTGGCCGCGCATATGGATTTCGATGACTCGTCGAAAGCCCTTGTGCAACGCTACTGGGGCTCACCGACCCTTGCGCCCAAACCCGGCCTGAAAGCCGTCGATATGTTTGAGGCGGTGCGCACGGGCAAGATCAAGGCTATCTGGATCATGGCCACCAACCCCATGGTGTCCATGCCCGACGCCAACCGCATCCACGAAGCCCTGTCGACGTGCGAACTGGTGGTCGTGTCGGACGTCATGGCACGCACCGATACGATGGACATGGCCCATATCCAGCTCCCGGCAGCCGCCTGGGGCGAAAAGGACGGCACGGTGACCAATTCCGAGCGCGTCATCTCAAGGCAACGCTCCCTGACCGAGCTGCCGGGGCAGGTGCGCCCGGACTGGGCCATCATTGCCGAGGTGGCGCGGCGGATGAACCCGGATTGGGCGCAGGCCTTTGACTGGGCCGGGCCGGATGAGGTGTTTGCCGAGCACGCCGGGCTGACGGCCTTTGAAAATAACGGGCAGCGTTTTCTCGATCTGGGCGGCCTCTGTGGCATGTCAAAGGCCCAATACGACGCGCTGATGCCGGTGCGCTGGCCCTTTCCGGCCGATGGCCTGCCGGCGACGCGCCTGTTCGCCGATGGGCGTTTCAACACGCCGAATGGTCGGGCGCGGCTGGTGCCGCCGGTGGTGCGCGGCCCGGCTCAGCCGCCGACGCCGGACTCTCCGTTCAGTTTCAATTCGTGCCGCGTGCGTGACCACTGGCACACGATGACGCGCACGGCGCTGGCGCCGGAACTGAACCGCCATATCACCGAGCCGACGCTGGACATCCACCCGAAGGATGCGCGGCGGCTGGGGATAGGTGACGGACGGCTGGCGGTTGTGACGACAGCGCAGGGCGAGGCCATCTATAAGGCGCGCGTGACCGACGATGTGCGCGTCGGCAACCTGCACGCCCCGATGCACTGGACACAGCAGTTCGCGCCCTTTGGTCGCTCAAACCCGCTGATCAATCCGGCGGTCGATCCCGTGTCCGGGCAGCCGGAGTTCAAGCACACCCCGGCGCAGGTGCGGGCCTTCGGCGAGGTCTGGCACGGGTTTCTGATGGTGCCGCGCGATTGCGACGGCGCGCCGCCTGTGTTTCAGCCGGATACGGTCTGGCGTCGCACCGCCTATGCCCACGCCGATGGCTATGAGATGGCGGGTACGGGCACGCCGGACAGCGCGGACTTTGACGCCACGGCGACGCTTGAGGACCCGGCCACCGGCATCCGGCGTCAGGTGCGCGTCGAAAACGGCCGTTTGACGCGGGTGTTCTTCATAGCACCGATCCACAAAAAACTGCCGCCACGCGACTGGCTGCTCGAGTGCTTCGGAGAGCCGGAACTGAGCGCGCCACAGCGTGCGGCGTTGTTGATCGGCCGGATGCCGGGTGTGTCGGACAGAGGCCGCATAATCTGCGCCTGCAACAGTGTGGGCGAAAACGCCATCCTAGCCTGCATAGACGATGGCGCGGCTACGGTCGAAGCGATCGGCGACGCGACGCGCGCCGGCACGGCCTGCGGCTCGTGCAAGGGCGAACTGAAACAATGCCTGTTGCGCCACGCTGAGGGCTTAAAAAAGGAAACGGTGCAAGCCTGA
- a CDS encoding ABC transporter ATP-binding protein — protein sequence MSKPLLSLENIYVDFERDGVISQVLDNVSLSVNKGEFLSIIGHSGCGKSTLLNVVAGLVPVTLGAALLDNKEIKGPGPERAVVFQNHSLLPWMTVYENVRLAVAKLYGARENLKQLHDRTLHNLELVKMTHAKDKRPGEISGGMKQRVGIARALAMEPKVLLLDEPFGALDALTRAHLQDTVMELHERIRSTVLMITHDVDEAVLLADRVVMMTNGPKARIGEIVDVKTPRPRDRKVVMQDAQFVECRRRIVSFLEAHDHAPIPLAEPA from the coding sequence ATGTCCAAACCGCTTCTTTCCCTTGAAAACATCTATGTCGATTTCGAGCGCGATGGCGTCATCTCGCAGGTGCTCGACAACGTCTCGCTCAGCGTCAATAAGGGCGAATTCCTGTCGATCATCGGCCATTCCGGTTGCGGCAAGTCCACCCTGCTGAACGTGGTCGCGGGCCTTGTGCCCGTGACGCTGGGGGCCGCCCTGCTCGACAATAAAGAGATCAAAGGCCCCGGCCCCGAACGCGCCGTAGTGTTTCAGAACCATTCGCTTTTGCCGTGGATGACCGTCTATGAGAACGTGCGTCTGGCCGTCGCCAAGCTCTACGGTGCCAGGGAAAACCTGAAACAGCTCCACGACCGCACGCTGCACAATCTGGAACTGGTCAAGATGACTCACGCCAAGGATAAACGTCCCGGCGAAATCTCAGGCGGCATGAAGCAGCGCGTCGGCATCGCCCGTGCCCTGGCTATGGAGCCAAAGGTATTGCTGCTGGATGAGCCCTTTGGCGCGCTCGACGCCCTCACCCGCGCCCACCTTCAGGATACGGTGATGGAACTGCACGAACGCATCCGCTCAACCGTGCTGATGATCACACATGATGTGGATGAAGCCGTTCTACTGGCGGATCGCGTGGTGATGATGACCAATGGCCCGAAGGCGCGCATCGGGGAGATCGTGGACGTGAAGACGCCGCGCCCGCGCGACCGTAAGGTGGTGATGCAGGATGCGCAGTTTGTCGAATGCCGCCGTCGCATCGTCAGCTTCCTCGAAGCCCACGATCACGCACCCATCCCACTGGCCGAACCGGCCTGA
- the ntrB gene encoding nitrate ABC transporter permease, with translation MTSPQTDVSADPVAEHNQILLAAAQAKQIAASRRRKLADKAGNYLMPLLTVSALLLMWEALGTAFPGGLPSPSMVLMEAQELIFDPFYDRGGVDKGLFWHVLTSLSRVGIGFGLAAVCGVLLGAFLGTVDWARKGTDPIIQVLRTVPPLAWLPISLAALREAQPSALFVIFITSIWPIVINTMVGVRNIPQDYVNVAKVLRLTPAEYFFKIMLPAATPHIFTGLRIGVGMSWLAIVASEMLLGGVGIGFFIWDQYNSSRMSDIIVALVWVGLVGFVLDRLVALVGQYVSRGTTAD, from the coding sequence ATGACCTCCCCTCAGACTGATGTCTCCGCAGACCCGGTCGCCGAACATAACCAGATCCTTCTGGCGGCGGCGCAGGCCAAACAGATAGCGGCCTCCAGACGGCGAAAGCTGGCTGACAAGGCCGGGAACTACCTGATGCCTTTGCTCACGGTGAGCGCCTTGCTCCTGATGTGGGAAGCGCTGGGCACCGCCTTTCCGGGGGGTCTGCCCTCGCCTTCCATGGTCCTGATGGAAGCGCAGGAGCTGATCTTTGATCCCTTCTATGACCGGGGCGGCGTGGACAAGGGCCTGTTCTGGCACGTCCTGACCTCCCTGTCGCGCGTAGGTATCGGCTTTGGACTGGCCGCCGTGTGCGGTGTTCTTCTGGGCGCCTTCCTCGGCACGGTCGATTGGGCGCGCAAGGGGACCGATCCGATCATTCAGGTCCTGCGCACCGTGCCGCCGCTGGCCTGGCTGCCTATCTCACTGGCCGCCCTGCGCGAAGCCCAGCCGTCGGCCCTGTTCGTCATCTTTATCACCTCCATCTGGCCCATCGTGATCAACACCATGGTCGGCGTGCGCAATATCCCGCAGGACTATGTCAATGTCGCCAAGGTGTTACGCCTGACGCCCGCCGAATACTTCTTCAAGATCATGCTGCCCGCCGCCACGCCGCACATTTTCACAGGCCTGCGCATCGGGGTCGGTATGAGTTGGCTGGCCATTGTGGCGTCCGAAATGCTGCTGGGCGGCGTCGGCATCGGCTTCTTCATCTGGGATCAGTACAACTCGTCGCGCATGTCCGACATCATCGTGGCCCTCGTCTGGGTCGGTCTGGTCGGCTTTGTGCTCGACCGTCTGGTGGCCCTTGTGGGTCAGTACGTCTCGCGCGGCACCACTGCGGATTAA
- a CDS encoding CmpA/NrtA family ABC transporter substrate-binding protein: MTTFSRRQALIGAAATVAAAKGLFPSGAFAAGKGPEVSGAKLGFIALTDASPLIIAKEKGLFAKYGLPNVEVLKQASWGATRDNIVLGSQGGGIDGAHILSPMPYQFTLGVGARKTPMYILARLNTNGQGISVGNDLKNVQVGLNAAGAKAKFAQMKAAGNLAKVAMTYRGGTHDLWVRYWLAAAGINPDTDVSTIVIPPPQMVANMKAGTQDVFCVGEPWNGQLVNQKIGYTATTTSEIWMNHPEKALGMRADWVDKYPNAAKGLIAAVMEAQQWCDKNRPAMCAITAGRQYINVPINDILPRLQGKINYGDGRNVSGSAHLMKFWADNAGFPFKSHDTWFVTENKRWGIIDNDVDTKALVNKVNRSDLWREVAKQYGIPAPADSRGVERFFDGKTFDWTNPNAYLASQPVKKLA; this comes from the coding sequence ATGACCACCTTTTCCCGCCGTCAGGCCCTGATCGGGGCCGCCGCCACCGTCGCCGCCGCTAAAGGGCTTTTCCCCTCAGGGGCCTTTGCCGCCGGTAAGGGGCCTGAGGTTTCCGGTGCCAAGCTGGGCTTTATTGCCCTGACCGATGCCTCCCCCCTCATCATCGCCAAAGAGAAGGGCCTGTTTGCCAAATACGGCCTGCCCAATGTCGAGGTGCTGAAACAGGCCTCATGGGGGGCCACGCGCGACAATATCGTGCTGGGCTCACAGGGCGGCGGCATCGACGGGGCGCATATCCTCAGCCCCATGCCCTATCAGTTCACGCTCGGCGTCGGGGCGCGCAAAACACCGATGTATATTCTGGCGCGGCTAAACACCAATGGTCAGGGTATCAGCGTCGGCAACGATCTGAAAAACGTGCAGGTCGGGCTGAACGCCGCCGGTGCCAAGGCCAAGTTTGCCCAGATGAAGGCCGCCGGCAATCTGGCCAAGGTGGCCATGACCTATCGCGGCGGTACGCATGATCTTTGGGTGCGTTACTGGCTGGCGGCCGCCGGGATCAACCCGGATACGGATGTCTCCACCATCGTCATCCCGCCGCCGCAGATGGTGGCCAATATGAAGGCCGGGACGCAGGACGTCTTCTGCGTCGGTGAGCCGTGGAACGGTCAGTTGGTCAATCAAAAGATCGGCTATACCGCCACCACCACCTCCGAAATCTGGATGAACCATCCGGAAAAGGCGCTGGGGATGCGTGCCGACTGGGTCGATAAGTACCCGAATGCCGCCAAGGGCCTGATCGCGGCGGTCATGGAAGCCCAGCAATGGTGCGACAAGAACCGTCCCGCCATGTGCGCCATCACCGCCGGGCGTCAGTATATCAACGTCCCGATCAACGACATCCTGCCGCGCCTTCAGGGCAAGATCAATTACGGCGATGGCCGTAATGTCTCCGGTTCAGCGCATCTGATGAAATTCTGGGCCGACAATGCCGGCTTCCCGTTCAAGTCGCACGACACCTGGTTCGTCACCGAAAACAAGCGCTGGGGCATTATCGACAACGACGTGGATACCAAGGCGCTGGTCAACAAGGTCAACCGCTCCGACCTGTGGCGCGAAGTGGCCAAACAGTATGGCATCCCGGCCCCGGCAGATTCCCGCGGTGTCGAGCGCTTCTTCGATGGCAAGACCTTCGACTGGACCAACCCGAATGCCTACCTCGCCAGCCAGCCCGTCAAGAAGCTGGCCTGA